One Neoarius graeffei isolate fNeoGra1 chromosome 9, fNeoGra1.pri, whole genome shotgun sequence genomic window, catggatgctgtccacgaaagaagcctctcctaaagcccaggcacaaaaaagcctgcttagagtttgccagggcccatgctgacaaagatgaaggctactgggactctatactctggagtgatgaaacAAAGATAAAtgcttttggaactgatggcttcaaaactgtatggcgtcgcaaaggtgaggaatacaaagaaaaatgcatggtgcctacagtgaaacatggtggtggcagtgtccttatgtggggctgcatgagtgttgctggtgtcggggagctgcatttcactgatggcatcatgaattcacagatgtattgctctatactgaaagagatgctaccatcactccgtgcccttggttgttgtgcacttttccaacatgacaatgatcctaaacacatctaaagccggacgtacgatttttttggctgtgCAATTTTtgacgtttcccaaatcgctgcattttttttgttcatggagaaagacgcacgttggccataaatttgccttgcaacctgaaaaaaacgtaagcacccgtagagtttgtttgacatgacaaagaacctctgcggccggtctgcggccagtctacgactcgaaaatcagcacgtcacacgcgcgccctccgtgcatttcacgcgcgccctccgtgcgtttttttgcacgtagaccggccgtaggagcacgtacggccggttgtgaccgaggcttaaggccactgttggatttctgaagaacagggtgaaagtgattcagtggccaagtacgtctcctgatctgaacccaatcgaacacctatggggaattctgaagagacaagttgcgcatcactctccatccagcatccagtcactaaaagaggttattgttgaagaatggaaaaagattgattgttgcaaaatgtcgccaacttgttccatgcctagaagacttggtgctgtcattaatcatggaggccatacaaagtactagatgtagtttttgttgtggggtgtactcatttttgcaccaccctaatttgagtaaaactgaaaaagtgtaatctaagtttatattattaaccttactttcatgttataagttatcttttcaacattttggaaattttgtgttcattgagattgaaaagtaacattttaaacaaaggggatgtactcatttacgctgagcactgagaTATAAAATTATGcacacaattttatccaaaaaaaaaaaaaaaatgcacacatacccagagcagtgggcagctatgctacagtgcttgGGGAGaagttggtgccttgctcaagggcacttcagcccaaactcAGGCCATGACACCCCATGTTAACTGtatgtcttttgaactgtggggtaaactggagcacctggaggaaatgcatgcagacatgggaagaacatgcaaactccacagagaaaggcccccctgttgagctgggctcaaacccagaaccttcttgttgtgaggcaacaatgctgcccccattaagtaaaatgaggtgtttgTATTGAAATTCCAGCACACACTGGAATAAACTGGCTGCCATACATTGAAATGCTAATTTAAGGGGAAAAAATTAAGTGGTCTCTTAGTTTTTTCCGGAGTTGTGTGTTCTATATTATAAAATAGCATTATGAATAATTCAATAACTACTTGTTTTTCAGGCTGCAGTGGGGCTCTGGCCAAGCACTGTGTGTCGATTTACCCAACATGCAAAGTCACCATTTTTGATTTGCCGAAAGTCATAAAAGTGTGTCGTGATCACTTCCTGTCTGAGGAGAATGAGGGAATATTATTCCATGAAGGTAGAGGATAGTTACATATCGAAATAATTGCTTGAAAAGGGAATGATATTTTGAAGTGCCATCAATGACAGTTTGTTTGTATGATGACtatgtaaggaataaagcacACAGTGttcactgttataggaaaataatcaacacgaATGTGAAAAGATAATGTATGAGaatgcacattaatataaacctgtgatttacggCGGCACTGCTGTGAAAACttctgttatagagaattaaacaccttctgaccaatcagaatgcagagCTCAACAACGGTGTGGTGTGatgaaatgtatcatttaacTGATTATTGGACCGTTCTTTATCACAGTTTACTGGCTAAAGTaagattgtgtgcatgtaggagacTTTTTTAAGGATGAACTTCCTGAGGCTGATCTCTACATCCTGGCAAGGATTCTGCATGATTGGACAGATGACCGATGTATAGAGCTGCTGAACAAAGTTTACCAAGCTTGCAGGCCAGGTACgtacgtgtgcgcgcgcgcacgcacacacacacaaccatcatTACTATCCTCAGAGAACAGTCTTGGTCTGCAAAACCACCGACTGGATAAAtccaataatgtgtgtgtgtgtgtgtgtgtgtaggaggtgGCGTATTAGTGATCGAGTCCCTCCTTTATGAAGACAACAGCGGTCCTCTCTCCACTCAGCTCTACACACTCAACATGCTTGTTCAGACAGAGGGTCAAGAGCGAAAAGCATCGGAGTACACACACCTGCTCAACACCGCTGGGTTCAGGGACACACATGTCCACATCACAGGGAAACTCTACCACAGCATCCTTGCACGCAAATAGAGAATAACATATACAAACAAAGAGACAGATCATGTTTTGCCAACAGTACAAAACAGATTTGTGCTCAGTTTCTTTAAAGAACATTAAAAACAGCTTTAACTATCTTATTCTTCATCCTTTGCTTTctaaataaatacttttctttTGCTTTGCTAACCAGGTAGCTAGAAACTACCCAACACACTTTGGCTAGCCAGTTACTGTGAGCTAACGTTATATAGTGTATATTTCAGCATAGCTCACTTGGTTAGTTATTAAGCGTAATTGCTCAAATGTGTTCCTCAGATATATAAATGGTCATATTAGTTGTCCATGTAAAAAAGTAGACATGTAAAAAAGGTGAGTtgtaaaaataatttttcaaatcaCTTCTCACCAAACACTAAGttgggttttttatttttattttattttttttaatgacttgagtGAATTATTACTCTAGTGGCAATACTTTTTACTGAGGGTAGTAGTATTTGTAGTCTTTACATCATTGGCATTAATTTATGTATTTGGAAAACTCgttctctcaaaatggcaatgagccACTTGAAAGAGTCGACTCATTGGCGACTCACTGTAAGAGTTGGAATTCTCAGCTAGTTGGGGATATACGGGTTACATACGTAACCTTTCTGATTTTTCCTGAATGGCCAAACAACCTAACAAATTCTCTGACAAGttaatatttacatttaaaaaatattCAGTTAAGAGGGAATTAGTATTTGAATGGAAACTGTATGGCATTGTGAATGAGGCTTATATGAAGATTAACTTGAACAGCTGATATAAACAGTGGGGCTCTGCATCAACTGCCCCATAGGCAAGTCACCAtcactattattattaacatGGTAATGTGACTTACAtgatgattacacacacacagcacaatcCCACAGATCTCTTACTGACATTAAggtcactgatatatatatatatatagaactGTGTAAGACAGGATGAGCCGGTATGGTGAGATTTCATAATTTGTGTCTAAACCCCATTCATTTTTAGTGTCTGACTAAGCAACACTTTTAATAAACATCtacctggcaaaaaaaaagtacTTAATTACTGCACTTCTTAAGAATTATTTGGGAGGATTTGTGCtttagcctgcgaccctgtagaacaggataaactggctagagataatgagatgagatttgtgctTTACTCAAGATTTACTGAAACTGAAAACTTAATTCTTGCTCATGTGAATTTACAGGAGATGAACACATACTTCTCTGTGTTTTGACTGTTTCAAAACATGGACAAGTATGTTCGCAAAGCCATAGAattaagcaagtccagttgctctcttttaccacccagtttactatgacctggatgactgagaatcttcacagacatgtttacattttctgaccctcattttgattctttcttgaaataaatgcttaaaatgagTAAAATAATCTGCCAATCGAGCAAGACTCAATTTTATTATTTCATTTCATTGATGCTTCTTCCTAGTCACATGACCAAGCAGTGCTTTATTGtggaaagttttgtttgtttgggtatTGATGTGAAAATTTCAGACAGCATGTTTTCACTACTTAAAAACTTTTATATATAAACAAATGACAATAATTATACAAACACATTAATGAAGTTTAAAAGGGTAAAAACTCAAAACTATTGACAACTCGCTTTGGACTAGAGGACATACAACACACAGGAAAGAACATAGAAATCAGgatatttgtttgttcatttttaaTTCTATGGCTTtgcaacattaaaaaataaactGATGAACTGACATTAAAAACAGACAACTATGTGCACCATTATGTAAATATTTAATACTATTGCTACAATCTGTGTTAAACGTGCATTAaatcatgaagaaaaaaaaagtggcaaAGATTAAAATCTTCATCAAAAAAATAGTCTAAATTCATGAAAAAGAAACTTTTTTTGGATTGGTTTTATCTTTGGGTGTTTGTTGCTCATTGCTAGCTCAAGACATTTCCTGATAGGTCTCAGGCTACTACTGGGGAAAAAGTTGTCCAACTAAAGTTACAATTGAGCAGAGTCAACAACAACTTATTCAACAGGTTTGCAGTCTCCATCCTTCACCACCTTGATAGTCTTGTTTTGCTTCCTGTAGagggaaaaaaacatttaaaagctCCATGGAGAATTATGAACCTCAAAAACCTGAGGAAAATGAGGACTTTATATTATAATTGAAAGTACATTTCCTGAATTAGAGACTTTATATAATCTAAGACGAACCATAAACAAATTGGGAACCATGCTGTTATCTCTTTTAGCTCCAATGAAGGGAAGTTGTAAAACTACAGcatgcaaagacattctatacaattgtgtgcttccgacTTTGTGGCGACGCTGTGTTGAAGAAGCACATATGGGTCACATACTTTTAGCCCTATAGTATTTTATCATTCCTTAACTCCTCACTGTACCTGCTTTCCATGCACAGCACACACTCATTTGAGTAGGCTGTGCCATCATCACCGCACACTGGTATAAATTCACGTGTACACACATCAGTTACATAGTTCTGGCAGTTggcctatattaaaaaaaaaaaaaatcaatcatgacACACTTTTACCAACAATTTGCCAAGTCAAAGCATTTGATTATGTTCATTTACATTGGCACATGGTGCAGTCACCTACAACATTTGCATACTACCTCTCTGGGTGTGGTAGTGGTGCCGTCGTCTGCTGCTGTGAAGGCTGAATGATGagaaacaaaagagaaaatagaCTCAAATCACATGACAAGAAATGACAATGCAAATATGAACAGAATGGAGATGAGTGACAAGTATCTTGCTATGATTAAAGGGGCTGTCTTACCCTTCCCAGAATCTGCTGGTGATATTCCAAAAATAATATGCAACAATTCAGTGTGACACCTAAGCCATAGATCTTAAATTGTaatgtgaaattgaagatatttagTCAAAGTATGTATATTTTTCATTCTTTTGACTATTTTGTTTTCATATGGTTATTCTTTTGTAATGGACCTGAATCAGTCTCAGCCATCTTATGGGCATCAGCGAaggaaagaaaagtaaggcatatTGTGTTCAAAGCTTCCATATTATAAACATATATATTGTGTTTGAAGCACAACAATGAAGAAAAAGCTTGAGATGACTTTCTAAGGGATCACAAGCAGTGTGGAGGTTCTGATGCACAGAGAACTAGCAGAGCGAGCAGCTAGACAGTGTTTTCAAAATACAATGACCtgtgtgtaaataaaaacaatgaattggattctgggaagggtgaggtgTGCCCTttaactatatacagtggtgcttgaaagtttgtgaaccctttagaattttctatatttctgcataaatatgacctaaaacatcatcagattttcacacaagtcctaaaagtagatcaagatgaaacaaaaaaattatacttggtcatttgtttattgaggaaaaatgatccaatattacatatctgtgagtggcaaaagtatgtgaacctctaggattagcagttaatttgaaggtgaaattagagtcaggtgttttcaaacaatgggatgacaatcaggtatgagtgggcatactgttttatttaaagaacagggatctatcaaagtctgatcttcacaacacatatttatgaaagtgtatcatggcatgaacaaaggagatttctgaggacctcagaaaaagcgttgttgattctcatcaggctggaaaaggttacaaaacctctaaagagtttggactccaccaatccacagtcagacatgtacacaaatggaggaaatccattgttaccttcctcaggagcggtcaaccaacaaagatcactccaaaagcaaggcatttaatagtcggcgaggtcacaaaggaccccagcataacttctaagcaactgaaggcctctctcacattggctaatgttaatgttcatgagtccaccatcaggagaacactgaacaataatggtgtgcatggcagggttgcaaggagaaagccactgctctccaaaaagaacattgctgctcatctgcagtttgctaaagatcacgtggacaagccagaaggctattggaaaaatgctttgtggacggatgagaccaaaatagaactttttggtttaaatgagaagcgttatttttggagaaaggaaaacactgcattccagcataagaaccttataccaccagtgaaacatggtggtggtagtatcatggtttgggcctgttttgctgcatctgggccaggacggcttgccatcattgatggaacaatgaattctgagttattccagcaaattctaatggaaaatgtcaggacttctgttcatgaactgaatctcaagagaaggtgggtcatgcagcaagacaacaaccctaagcacacaagtcattctaccaaagaatggttaaaggagaataaagttaatgttttggaatggccaagtcaaagtcctgactttaacccaatcaaaatgttatggaaggacctgaagcgagcagttcatgtgaggaaacccaccaacatcccagagttgaagctattctgtacagaggaatgggcgaaaattcctccaagccgctgtgcaggactgatcaacagttaccggaaacatttagttgcagttattgctgccaggggcggtcctgggggcaggCTGAccaggcagccgcccggggcagcATCACGGGGGGAGGGTGGCACGAgcacgggcgcgaaaaaaaaaaggtccccccccaaaaaaaaggtcccccccaaaaaaaccccccaaaaaaagatgggggggtggtggtggtgaacattttggatggggaagcccaataccaaagttgcgcaggtgacatcatcagtgtgtatgtgcctaacttgtcgtagccccataatatgcacaatcaatcccaccagcggaacgttgtactagtcatcaaaaagactttactaccatagtaccaggggcgcagatatgcttttgaactgggggggacaaaaaactgggggggacaaagctgccaacaaaccaaccccaacccccgatatgcctgtcaaacttgttgtgggtaaccatagcaaccaagctcgagctcgcaacctgtgcagtctgcgcagctcaaccaaccgaatatcagtctttgttttgttttatgtgagttgttgcaactatgtatatactgctgtgcacctcaataaaccgaatggtaattagtcttttgatttttccgtgaggtttgccttatgcaaagaaagacagcatagacgttttttcctccctataagtggggggcacccgtcccaccctctatctgcgcccgtgcatagtactacactatgacgacattaagtaatacattacgacttgatcattgccattctggtaacagcaaatttataatgggccgtgtccgcgacgtacaacacacgacgagaaatgtttaaatgaccatgtaaagctgttaacattctgttggctaatacaaagcccaatgcgggggggggggggggggggggcacaagcgcgggggcaaaaaaaaaaaaaaaaacggtcccacaaaaaaaaaggtccccaaaaaaccccccgaaaaaaaaaaacaagacgggtggggggtggggtggggtgggggggggcagcagggggtttcgcccagggagtaaatcactctaagaTCGCCACTGATTGCTGCACAAGGTtcactgaaagcaaaaggttcacatgcttttgctactcacagatatgtaatattggatcattttcctcaataaataaattaccaagtacaatatttttgtctcatttgtttaactgggttctctttatctacttttaggggttgtgtgaaaatctgatgatgttctaggtcatatttacgtagaaatctagaaaattcgaaagggttcacaaactttcaagcaccactgtacatcaagtACATAGGGAATAAAACATTTGAGGGCGTCCTGCAATGGGAGaaccttctgatcaatcagattTGGTGACTTAAACAGCAGTGTGAGATAAGCTTTATACTTAGACAAACTTGCTAGAAAGAAAGTAGTGTTACTGTCACCACCACTTCCTGTTTGACCTGTTCCTGTCTCAGTACACTTCATCGCACGCATGCGCACATGATGAATGCTCTCAGAAGAAAGACTCCTATACCCAGACCTTCAAGCAAACACCTTCTGGAGCTTTAATACGTATCTGTAAATACTTAAAACTTTAAAAGCTGCACTACATGCCCCTTTCATTTTCTAGGTAAAAGATACAAAGTGATAAGGACGAGAACACAATAGAAGACAAATAAGTTACCCCACTGATTTATACTTACGTGTCAGTGCAAGTTGTAGCTACTCACCAGTGAAATAGACGAGAACAGAAACACTGATCAGGAAAACCAGCTTCAtggtttttctttgtttgtttgtgtgtgtgagtgagagagacagagcgcgagagagacagacagactcggGAGAAAAAATATATTACCTCAGGAAGGTGAGCTGTGCATGTAAGTATCAGGTCATGAATACTCCTCCCTCTGTTGTCCCACCCTTccttattcagaaaaaaaaacctgtctaACAAAAAGACATCAACATAAAAGAAACGACAATAAATAAAGAGATTAGAGAATAGTCAGTCTGCAGATTTCCACGAACATTAAATACAGCCTCCAGCCTTGGTTCAGGAGTTTAACCAGCCTGCTGCTGCTGATTTTTCCTGACTCAGAACATTAATCACCTCATAAACAGACTCTTCCTGAATTGGCTCGATTGTGTGGAAAACTTTATGGCATTTATTGACtacaaaaaaagattttgactcaGTAAGGCACAAAACCCTCTGGAGAGTAATAGAAACAATGGGAGTCTCCAAGTATATAGTCAACTCACTACGCCAGCTGTACAGATGCCAACAGGCAGCAGTGAGAGTGGAGGAGGAGCTGACCGACTGGTTTGAAGTCACAAAAGGTGTGCGGCAGGGATGTCTGGTCTCACCAATCTGTTTTACTTTATATTCTGAAGCAGTGATGAGAGAATCTGCAGGCGAACTCTCGTTGACACCAATCCATATCAATGGGAGGACCATAAACAACCTAAGATTTGCAGACAACATCATCCTATTAGCTACTTCACCGGAGAGACTTCAAGAGCTGCTGGACCTAGTAAATACCGTGTCCATGGAGTACAGTCTGGAGATCAGCACTAAGAAAACCAaggtcatggcaacaacaaaacaACCTACAGAATTGAAGGTCTGCTGCCAGGGGGTCCTGCTGGAACAGGTGTCAACCTTCAAGTACCTGGGTGCCATTATTGACGAAATAGCTGGAAGCAGTCACGAGGTTAGTGCACGCTTAGGAGCAGCGCAGGCAGCCCTTAGTTCCCTGGAGGATATCTGGAAGGACAGAGCCTTAAGGATGTCCACCAAGCTGAGGGTGCTGAAAGCCCTGGTCTGGCCCGTAGTGATGTACGGCTGCAAAGCATGGACACTTCACGCTAAGGATACTCAGAAGATCCAAGCCTTCGAGATGAAGTGCTACAGGAAGCTACTAAGGGTCAGCTGGACAGAACATTGCACCAACATCTCAGTTCTGGAAGAGATGGGGATGGAAAGAACACTCCTAACCATGGTAAAAAGACGGAAGCTCCAGTACTTTGGACATGTCACCAGAGCCCAGAACATTTTAACCCACATCCTGCAAGGAAAGATCTGTGGCACCAGAAGCAGTGGGAGGCCACGCAGGAGATAGGGAGACGACATCAGGGACTGGACAGGCAGGACATTATCAGACTGTACGCAGAGGGCTAAGGACAGGACAGGATGGAGGAAGCTTGTGCTGGAAGCTACCATAGTCCCTGACCCTCAACAATGAGGATGGGACAAGGTGAAGGTAAAGGGTGTGGAAAACACTAGAATGTGGAGTCCAGGATCAGGTATGGGAATTTAACCCTGTTTTTGCTTGAGGTTTATTgcaaattcttaaaaaaaaaagtgtaaaaaatgtTGAATGTTTTGCATGttctgtgaataataataataataataataataataataggggcgggcggcacggtggtgtagtggttagtgctgtcacctcacagcaagaaggtccaggttcgagccccgtggccggcgagggcctttctgtgtggagtttgcatgttctccccgtgtccgcgtgggtttcc contains:
- the LOC132891470 gene encoding serine protease inhibitor Kazal-type 1-like yields the protein MKLVFLISVSVLVYFTAFTAADDGTTTTPREANCQNYVTDVCTREFIPVCGDDGTAYSNECVLCMESRKQNKTIKVVKDGDCKPVE